AGCCGGTCGCCCAGCCGGGCCAGCCGACGAGCCGGGCAACGGGCCAGCCGGCGGGCCAGGCCCAGCCGCAGGCGACGGTCGCCGGACCGAATCCGACGCCGGGTCAGGTCCCCTCGCCCGCAGGGGCGCCCGGCTCCGCGCCGCACCTCGCCTCGGTGCCGGACCTGGGACAGCAGCAGCCGCAGCCGGCGCCGGTGCTCCCGCTCACCGGCCCGCACCCGGACCCGGTGCCGGTGGCCGTCGACATCCTCAGCCGACTGGCCAAGCACCGGCTCCGCCGTCCGCTGCACGACCCCGACGGGGAGGGCGCGCTGGGCCAGGCCGAGGATTCCTACGGCTACCAGGACAACCCGACCCGGGGCGTGGCCTGGCTGCCGAAGCAGCAGCAGTCGAACGCGGACCGGCAGCAGGACGCCGGCCCCGAGGCGTGGTTCGCGGCGAAGACGGTCCCGGAGGGCGTCGAGGAGGCCGACGGCGCCGAGGGCGCGGACGCGGCGGAGGACACGGACGCGGCGGAGGACACGGAGGACTTCGCGCGCCTCGACGCCGGTCGGGTCGAGCCGGCCGGCTTCGTCAACCCGATCGCCCGGCTCACCGAGGCGCCGGTCGACCAGTACTTCGCCGGGCTGTGCAGCTTCATCGACGCCTACAACTACGAGCCCGACGAGCAGAAGCTGGCCGAGCACCTGTTCACCAACCACGGGGTGACCGCCAAGGGCGGTGACCGCCCGGTGAGCGCGGAGACGCTGCGTCGGCACTGGCCGGAGCTGCAGCGCCGCTACGCCGACCACCTGGAGGGCGGCAGCTGACCCCGGACGGTCCGGGCCTGAGGGTCTGTCACAAGTTGTCGACAGCAGGCCCTGGAACGATGCGTCCCACCCGCTCGTCTTCCAGGATGGGTAGAAGCGCGTCGCCGGTACCCGGGGGCGGGCCGAATCGGGGAGGTCGCTCTTGTCC
The Streptacidiphilus albus JL83 genome window above contains:
- a CDS encoding DUF2637 domain-containing protein — protein: MAVPEITRAHRVLIGAVATGAFIIAGIGFTGSYAAVRTLALHKGFGDFSYVFPIGVDVGIAVLLALDLVLTWLRIPFPLLRQTAWLLTGGTIVFNAASSWGDPLAMAMHAIIPVLFVVVVEAARHAVGRMADITADRHMESVRLMRWLLSPVPTFRLWRRMKLWELRSYDEVVRLEQNRLVYRTHLRARYGRNWRRQAPVETLLPLKLAKYGVPLDLEAVKAVTAATAVTSVTVAPNPQPQLQPQLPAPQPVAQPGQPTSRATGQPAGQAQPQATVAGPNPTPGQVPSPAGAPGSAPHLASVPDLGQQQPQPAPVLPLTGPHPDPVPVAVDILSRLAKHRLRRPLHDPDGEGALGQAEDSYGYQDNPTRGVAWLPKQQQSNADRQQDAGPEAWFAAKTVPEGVEEADGAEGADAAEDTDAAEDTEDFARLDAGRVEPAGFVNPIARLTEAPVDQYFAGLCSFIDAYNYEPDEQKLAEHLFTNHGVTAKGGDRPVSAETLRRHWPELQRRYADHLEGGS